The Stigmatella aurantiaca DW4/3-1 genome contains the following window.
GTAGACGCGGCCTGCAGGGTTTCGGTGGCGCCCTGCATGAACTCCGCTTCGGCGCGGTTCACGGCAACGTAGAACTCGCGAAACAGCCCGCGAGCCTCACTTGCCCCCCGGTGATACCAGCGCGAGATGGTCTGTTCGTCGACCCCCACAAGACCGGCCGCAGCTCGGCGGAATAGACCGGACCTCAAATGGTCGCAAATCTGCTTCTGAATCTCAGGATTGAGTTTGGTTGGACGGGCCACACACCGTAAATGAGTGCGGTTTCGCGGAGTTTTTCGGGGGTACCGTCAACAAAACTCAGCAGCGCGCGTTTTTTCTCAGAATTTTCTGAGCGTGTGCGCACTCCGGGCAAGGTTTGATTTCGCCTGCGACAGAAAACCGGAGCCGGGGGGGCACCCTGTTCCCAATGCACACATTGCTACACCCTGGAGTCATGACCTTCACTGTGTGTGCATGCGATTGGTACACGTGCCGACGTCTACACACCGAGCCTGCCAGCGGCGCTCCCAGCTCCCCAGGGGTGACAGGCTCTCAGCTACAAACAGCTCACCGTGACCGCGCTGGAGCCTCACGCCGCACAGTTCACAGGGCATCGCGAACAGGTTCCGCCGACGGCACACCTCGCTTTCGGCGCAGGCCATATGACGCGGCCCGACTGCGCGCTCGTAGGTGATGACCTCGCCACGTTCGACCGGCATGGAGCACACCGCACACGGCCCGCGCCGCTTCGCGACGATCGTTGGCATGTCAGCCCTCCTGTGTGGTGAGCAGCTCGCGCAGCTCGGCGAGGGACAGCACGAGCATCCGGTCGACCCTGCTTTTGGGTACCCCCCAGGCTTCCGCCACCGAGCGCACCGACTGCGCCGACTGGTTGATGCCATAGACCCGGGAGACCAGCTCACGCTTTACTGGAGCCAACCGGCGCACGGCATTGAAGACATGGACGCGGCGTTCTTCCGCCAGCAGGGCTTGCTCGGGGCTCTCGGCTTCTGCCTCCCGGCTCGTGAAGGCGCGAAAGGCTGCCTCGAACTCAACGGCCCCGCGCGACTGTCCTGATGGCTCGTCACTGGCGGGCGCAAGTGCATCGGTACTCTCGACTCGAATCGTGTCGCTTTCCCCATGCGCTGAGTGCGAAGTGCGTCCCTTGTGAGCCCAATCGCTCAGATGCACATCGCTCGCATGCATTCGCGCGAATTGCTCGCAGGCCGTCCGGGCGCGGAAGTAGGCCACCTCCCCGAACGACTGCCCGCCCCTCGTGGGGTCGTACTTGCAGATCGTGCGGAGGACGGCGATCGACGCGACCTGTTCGAGGTCTTTGGACAACGGCGAGTCTGCGAACGGCTTGCTACAATTCACGACGCTTTTGATGATTGGACACACGGACGCAAGCAATTCTGCTGAGAGGGCCCTCTCGGCAACCGTGTCTCCTGTTTCCCGTGCGAACATGATTCGCGCGACAAGTGCAGCTTGTTGTTCCGACCGGGTAGTCTTCGACTCTCGTACATCGCTCACCGCTTCTTCGGCCCCGGTGTGTGTGGGGGCTTGAGACATCATCGGACTGTCACTCCAGCAAGCACGGCCAACCCTGGCCACCATGGTTCACGTTCAGGCGCACGGAGCCCGATACCGTCCACGACGGTCCCGTACCACCTCCGCGCCGAGCGACTTGTTCGCTCAGCATGTAAATGCGTGCGACTTCTTAATTTGGCCCACTGACACTGCTGGGTTGGCCAGGTGCCTGCTGACCTCATGGGTGAGCGTCAGTCTCGGCGGCTCACTCCGATGGGGGTCGTAGAAGTATCTAAACGCGCCCATCTCATATGTGTTCCTATACTCCTTTATACTACTCCTACCTCACCTTTCTCTTAAAGGGTTTAGGGAATAGAGAAGAGACGGCTTGATGTGGGCCGCGCTGCGGTGCCGCTTGGGCCATCGCAGAAAACCGCACCCATTTACCCTGCTGTGCCCCCTTCCTCTCGACCCGTCCCTTCGATCCCCGACATTGCCGGAAGCTACGCGGCTCGCGTCCGTGCGCTCCTCGCGGCTCGCGGCGAGCACATGACCGCGGCCGAAATCACCGAGGCTCTCGGCTGCTATGAGCGGCGCGTTCGAGAGGCCCTCGACCGCCTCGCGTTCTGTGCCGAGGTCGAGGTCGAGCTTCGCCACACGCCCGGCAAGCGCGGCACTCTCCCTCGAGCTTACCGGCTGAAGCGCTCCCCCAGCCGCACCAACGCGGGGACCTGACCGTGCGCGTTGCCTTCTACGAGTCCGCTCAGGACAACATCCCGCGCGTTGAAGAACTCTCGTGGCCGGAGCTGTCTGCGCGACTCACGAGCCATCGCCGCAGCCAGTGCCCGACGACGCCCTGCGTTCGGGGCTGCCCCGCGAAGAACGGCGCGGCCTGGTCCCCCGTCGACATCGTCGAGCGGCGCCGCACCGAGAACGTGCGAGCCGTCACCGTCGCGGTCTTCGACCTCGACCACCTGACCGAAACCCAGCTCTCTTGCCTCGATGCCGTCGAGCAGCGCGGGCTCGCCTTCGCGGTTCACTCGACGCACAGCAACCGCCCACCCGAGGATTACTGCCTGCGGCTGGCGATCCCCCTGTCCCGGCCGGTGCTCCCCCGGGAGTGGGCTGCCGTGAGACAGGCCGCGATCCGGATGCTCGGCCTTCCTGCCGATCCGGCGACCAAGGACCTCGCGCGGATTTACTTTCTGCCCGACACGCCGGTTGGGCTCGAGCCGCTCGCGCTCAGCGGGGAGGGGATGCCGCTGGACGTCGATGCCCTGCTGGCCCTGTCACGCTCGGGGTTACCTGCAGCCTCCCCCACGCTGGCGCCACACCTCGAGCCCGTGGACGCTGGCCCAGCCGACCTCTACGAGCTTCGCGGGCTGCTTCGGCGCGTCAGGAAGCCCGAGCACGTGGTGCTGCTGCGTCGCGTCCTGGCCGGTGAGCCCCTCGCGCCGGTTGGCGAGCAGGACACAACCCTCAACGCCCTGATGTCGTGCGCCGCCTTCGCCTTGCCGCTGGACACACCAGAAGCTGCGGTCGTGGAGCTGTTCCGCGCGTCCTTCGCGGCAACGGCTTGGCAGGAGGGGACGGAACACCTGTGCGAGCAGGCCCTCCTCAAGCTGAGGCGACACCGTGAGCGCCGAAAGGTCCGCGACGAGGCGCGGATGGCCGAGAATCGCTCAATCTGGGAGGCCCTCGGGAGCAAGACGCCCGAACCGGCACTGCTGGAGGAAGACGAGACGGCCGACGACGACTGGGTGCGTGAGCTTGTGCTCGACGCCACGAAGGAAGGCGGGAAGCGGCTCCGGAACTGTGAAGCGAACGTGTTCACTGTCCTCCTGCGCTCGCCTGAGTGGCGCGGTGTTCTCCGCTTCAACGAAGTCACCAAGCGCCTGGAGGTGGAAGGCGGGCCGCTGGGGCCAAACACCGACCCCGAGACGCTCGACGTGCTCGTGGCGAACTGGATCCAACGCAGCAGCTACGGGCAGCTCGGCCTGCAGCCGAAGGCGCAAACGGTCGCGCAGCAGATCCTCGCGGTCGCGAAGCGCAACAGCTACGACCCCGTCGCCGACTTCCTCGCCGCGCTCGTCTGGGACGGGAAGCTGCGGCTCGACGAGCTGCTCGTCGCCTACTTCGGCGCTCAGGGGGATCCCTTGTACCTCCGTGCCGTTGGCGCGAAGTTCGCCATCTCAGCCGTCGCGCGTGCCCTACGGCCTGGCTGCAAGGTCGACACGGTCCTCATCCTGGAGGGGCCGCAGGGACTCAGGAAGTCGACCGCATTTCAAATCCTTGGGGGGAAATACTTCAGCGACGCGCCGATCGACGTGAGCAACAAGGATAGCGCGATGCTCGCCTCCCAGTTCTGGTTTATCGAACTGGCCGAGCTGAGCACCTTCCGGAAGAGCGAGGATCAAGCGCTGAAGGCGTTCATCAGCCGCACGGAAGACACCTACCGGCCGCCCTACGGAAGAACCAACGTCAAGACGCCGCGCCGCTGTGTGTTCGTAGGGACGACGAACGACGACGACTATTTGCGCGATCCGACCGGGCACCGCCGCTTCTGGCCGGTCAAATGCACGCGGATCGACACGGATGCGCTCACCCGCGACCGAGATCAGCTCTGGGCAGAAGCCGTCGTGCGCTTCCACCAAGGGGAAACGTGGTGGCTCACTTCGGAGGAAGCCGCGGGCGCTGAGCAGCAAGCCGCCCTCCGTGCTGAGAACTACGGGGACAGCCGGAAGGAAGTCATCCTGCGTTGGCTGCTGGAGATGCCCCCAGAGAAGCGCCCCGCCGACGTGACGATCCTTCAAGTTGGGGTGGATGCCCTCATGCTTCACCCCGCTCAGGTCGACACGAGGATTTCCCGCGAGATCTCTGCCGCACTCAAAGCGCTTCGGTTCACCCGTGGCCAGCGCCGGAAGGATGATGGCACCCGGCCGCTCGTTTATTACCTACCCGACGAGCTGAGAACCGCCCCTGTCGAGAAACGCGGCGATCGGCGAGCAGGGCTGCAGGTCATCGCGGGCAGCACGTCGTTGTGAGAGTGAGCCACGCCGCGAAAACGCACCCATTTAGGGGACATGCAAGGCAAGCTGATCACCGACCGGGCGGCGCTCTTCCTGGGAGATGCCGCGCACGTCGGTCAGGTACTCGGGCCCAATAGCATCGACGCGATTGTCACCGACCCGCCAGCAGGGATCGGGTTCATGGGCCGCGAGTGGGACGAGGACAAGGGCGGACGTGATGAGTGGATCGCGTGGCTCTCCGACGTGATGCGCAACGCGATGCATGTTCTCAAGCCCGGAGGACATGCCCTCATCTGGGCTCTTCCTCGCACGTCGCATTGGACCACGACGGCGGTTGAGAACGCGGGCTTCGAGATCCGCGACATCGTCATGCACCTATTCGGCACTGGGTTCCCGAAGTCCTTCGATGTGTCCAAGGCCATCGACTCAAGCCTGGGAGCCACGAGCCTTCGTCAGGTGATACGGCCTGGCGCCAAGTCTGGTGCTGCACCGGATGCCAATACCTACGGCTCGGGGCTCAACGTCGGCTTCCAGCCGCGGGAGCTGACGCTACCAGCGAGCGAAGCTGCCCGCGCGTGGCATGGATGGGGAACCGCGCTCAAGCCCGCAGCCGAGCACTGGATCCTTGCGCGGAAGCCTCTCGAAGGAACGGTTGCTGCGAACGTGCAGACGTGGGGCACGGGCGGGCTGAACATCGACGCCTGTCGCATCGGCGAGGATGTCGTCGGTTGGGGGGGCGGTGGGCGCGGCGCTGGAGACAGCGGCACGTGGAACGCGGACGCCTGCGGTCTCAGGGGAGGTGATGCGCGTCCGGCCGTTGGACGATGGCCTGCAAACGTCACCCTCGACGAACACTCCGCCGAGCTACTCGATGCACAGAGCGGTGTTCTCACCTCCGGAGCAAACCCGGCACGGCGGGGTCCTACGAAGGCGCGGAGTACGTACAAGGACACCTTCGCGGGGCAGGCGTCATGCACACCGGCACGTGGCGAGAATACGGGCGGGGCGAGCCGCTTCTTCTACGTCGCGAAGCCCAGCAAGGCGGAACGTAACACTGGCTGCGAGCACCTCCCCACGCGGATCACGAACACAGAGCTTCCACCCGGGACAAAGGGAGCAAACTCCCCGCGTGCCGGTGCTAACCGTTCGGGGGCAGCTCAAAACCATCACCCGACCGTGAAGTCGATCGCCTTGATGCGGTGGCTTTGCAGGCTGATCACTCCCCCCGGGGGCGCGGTGCTCGACCTGTTTGCCGGAAGCGGCTCGACGGGTGTCGCGGCCCTCGCTGAGGGGTTCGAGTTCATCGGGGTCGAGCGTGATCCCGACTACGCGGCGATCGCGTGTGCTCGCATTCGACATGCGCTTGGGGACACCATGAACCATTTGGAAGAAGAGCACCCATTTAGTCAGTGAATGTTGCCGTGTCCGCCGAGCACGGTCGGGCACGAGTGGCTCAGCAAGGTCGAGCCGCAGGTCGAACGAATGAAGGCGCACGCGCAGGCCGCACGAGCCTCCGACGCGCCCGCGAACTCTGGCCCCGCCTGATCCAAGTTTGGCGGGTGTCCGTTCATGGCGAGATGCCTGTCAGGAGAAAGAAAGACAATGTCGCTTCGTGACCGTTTGCTGAACAAGTCCCATGCTCCGAGTCCCGAGGGAGGCGCCGCACACGTGGCCAACGCGCCCGAGGTGCTCGCGAACGAACCGCCTGCGGTGCTCCCTCCGGATGCCCCCGCCCCCGAGTCCGTTCAGAGCGCCCCCAACGTGAGCCCCCAGGCCGAGCAGCCCGCGCCAAAGCGTCGCGGTCGGCCGCGCAAGGTCGTCGAGGCCACGCAGACCGCCGAGCCTGAGCAGCCCGCGGCCGTCAGCTCTCTGACTCGCGGCTTGCTCATTCTCCTCGTGGATTGCATCCCGACCGTCTTCGACGGGCCGACCCCTGAACCGCTCACGGGCTACGTCGACAACATGCACCGCAAGGTGGCCGAAGCGGGCGGTGTGGATGACGTTCGCTTCGCGGGCTCCGACTCGCCGCTCGGCTTCGGGAAGTGGCGTGGTGCGCTCGCGATAGCCGTCCGCGCCGAGCTGCCCCCACCCGGTGTCTACCTCGCGCTCGGGCTCGCGCACTCCGAGCTGATGCAGGTCGTGGTCGAGGCGCTCGAACCGTCCTTCGACTTGGTCGTTCGCAGCGTTCGCTAGCCTATCCTTTGACGCGACTGGGCGGGCGCCTTGAGTGCCTGAAGCTCTTCGGGGGTGAGCTTCAGCAGTTCGGGGTGCTCTTTCAGCTCGCGCAAAGCCCAAGGCTGGATGTTGAAGGCCATGCCATCGATCATGTCGAACATCTTGGCAGCACGGTTGATGATCTGCCTCGCCTCTAACCCACCCGCGACCCCATCTGTGAGTTGGAAGTACTGGGTCTTCGTGTGCTTTTCCAGATAGCCGTTCAACAACTGTTTCTCTGTCGCGGACAGATCGTGCAACTCCATGCGGAGACGAGCACTTCGCTGCCGTCTTTGCCACCAAGCCAAAATCACGCTGCCTGCGTTGAGGAGAAGCGCAGCCACAGACACAAAGACGGCGACACCGAGCCAAGGCCGGAACTGGGCGCGCAGACCAGCTACTCCAAGCAGCTCGGCGGCGGATTGGGGCAGGAGCAAAGCCGGAAGCGAGACCAAAAGGACGAATCCCCATACCTTGGGGGCGCTGAGTGATTCGCGCAGGAGCTGCCACCACTTTGCCGGATCGAATGACAAACGAGGAGCCTCTTTCTACATGGCAAAAGGAAGGGGCACATTTTCACCATGCAGCCTACATATTAACAGCTAATCACGAGCCTAAGCTACTTAGGGCGGGGCTGGTCGGCTGGCTGTAAGGAACGTGCTTACAAAGTATGAACCTTCTCGACCGTCTCACTCCAGGCGCGGCGCCCCCCGCCGAGCGCCAAGCTACCGCTACGCCCGCAGCTCTGGCGAAGCTGACCGGTGACCGTTCTGCGGTTGCGAAGGGGCAGCCCGTTGGATGGTCACCTGACCTTGCTCGTGTGCTCAGTCTTCCGCGCCGAGACCTCGCGAGCGCTTACGGTGACAGCGACTTCACGAGCCTCGAAGCGGCCCTGCGCGCACCGCCCGGGACGCGATGCATCTGCGAAACGCTTCGGAAGCGCTGTCCTACCTCCCTGCTCCCAGTACAGCGACTTGCCGTGCTGGAAGCGGCCCGCGTTGGAGGGGGTATCTTCCCTATTGGGGTAGGCCACGGGAAGACGTTGATCGACCTCTTGCTCCCGCTTGTCGTCCCCGGCTGCAAGGTCGCGGTGCTTCTGATCCCCGCGAATCTTCGCGCCCAGCTCTCCGACGTCGACTGGCACTTCTACGGTGGGCATTGGAGGCTTCCAAACCTCGCCGGGGGGCGATGGTTCCGTCCCGGCCTGCCTGTTCTCCACGTCATCACCTACGAAAAGTTTTCGACACAAGAGGGGACCGACCTCCTCACGCGCATCCGGCCAGACCTCATCGTCTGCGACGAAGCCCACAAGCTCAAAGACCGGAAGAGCGCGCGAACGAGACGCTTCCTGCGCTACCTCGAAGGCCATCCCGAAACCCGGCTCGTCGCACAGTCCGGCACGCTCGCGACGCGCACGATCAAGGACTATGCACACCTCGCCGAGTTCGCCCTGCGTGACGGCAGCCCTTTGCCGCTCAGGGAGCCAGTCGTCGAGGAGTGGGCGGCAGCTCTAGACCCGGGGACGGTCGTGGCGCCCCCTGGGTTGCTTCTGAAGCTCGTCGCTCCCTCTCATCAGCTCGCCCCGCTTGAGGGTGAGAACGAAGCCGAGCGCGACCGTCGCCGCGTGCGTGACGCCTATCGTCGGTGGAGGAACGCAACTCCAGGGGTCGTCGCGACCGACGAAAGCGCGGTCAGCATGTCTCTCGTCATCCGCAAGCGTGACCCCGGGCCTGTTCCGGCCGAGCTGCTCGCGCACATCGCTACCGCGCTCGGTGGGCAGCGCCCTGACGGGGAGGAGTTCGTCGACGAGTTGCAAAGGGTCGTCTGCGCCCGACAGCTCGCGAGCGGCTTCTTTCATCGCTGGCGTTACCCGGACATTGGAGGCACCCCCCAGGACCCCGAGCTGATCCTTCGTTGGTTCGCGCGCCGTCAGGAGTTCAACCGCGAGCTGCGCGAGCGGCTCAAGCGACCCGCTGAGCACTTCGACTCCCCCGGGCTGCTTGTGCGCGCCGCCATCCGTGCCCATCAGGCTCCGCCTTACGATGGAGAGCTTCCAACGTGGCGCGCCGGCTCGTGGCCGTCGTGGGAGGAGATTCACAAGCGCGTCGTACACGTCACGGAAAGCGTGTGGCTTTCCGACTTCATCGTGAACGATGCCGCGAAGTGGGCAACGCGCAAGGGCCAGCCAGGAATCGTCTGGGTCGAGTTCCCAGAACTCGGCGAGCGCATCGCGAAGGCGGCGGGCGTGCCCTTCTACGGGGGCGGAAAGGAAGCGTCAGCGACCATCATCCGTGAAACCGGCAAGCGCTCGATCGTGGCGTCGCTCAGAGCACACGGGACCGGCAAGAACCTGACGATGTTCTCGCGGATGCTCTTCGTGAATCCGCCTGCGGATGGCGCCGCTTGGGAACAGGCGATCGGGCGCATTCACCGTCAGGGCCAGGCCGCCGACGAGTGCGAAGTCGAGCTGTACCAGCACACTGACGAGCTGATTGACGCCTTCCGCAAGGCTCGCGACTTCGCACGCTTCATCGAACAGACGGAGGGCACGCCGCAGAAGCTGTGCTTCGCGTCCTACGACTGGGCGGTGCACTAAGACGCAACGTCAAAACGGAATATTGTCGTCGTCGCTGGGCGGCGTTTCGACCGTGGGAACAAAATAGGGGCTGAGACGATCGCCATTGACCCTGAGCCAATCACGCGCGACATCCGTCAGGCGGAGGCCCCATCGCTCGCCTCTATCATCCTCGTGGTCTTCAATAAAATTGCGATGCCTAAGCCTCAAGAGTCCAATATTAAAGAAGCCGCGCTTATGCTTTTGCAGCCGGTCGCAAAGCTCGCGCTCACGGAAATCATGATCTGTCTCTTGCGTAATCAAGGCAAGAGTTATCAACTCCTGTTGATTCAGATCTTCTGATGCGTTGCCTTTCTTTACCCACTCATCCCTGCGCTGTTCCTTTAATCGGCGCTCCACTTCCAAGAGTGCAGGCTGAAGTTCATTCATCGACTGGAAGCGTTCAGAAATCTCTATCGCCGTCATCTTTTCCACGAGACTTTCCCAGATGCGAGGCACCAGGATTCGCTCATGAAACATTTGGGGGGGCTTCCCCGTCGTGATGAAGCAGACGACCCGCCCCAAACTAAACATGTCGGAGTGTTGATCAGCACGGTCGGCACCATAAAGCTCAACCTCAGGTGCCGCGTACCCGCGTGTTCCGACAAACCCCTGTGTCGTCGGCACGCCCGACAGCCCTTTCGGCCTCTTCGCCAATCCGAAATCACTGACCACCCAGCGCTGTTCGACTCGGAGAATGTTGTTTGGCGTTACATCTCGATGAAACACTTCCTTGGCGTACGCTGCGGCCAAGCCCTTAGCAGCTTGAGATATCGCCTCAATTAGTGCTTCGTCGCACATTTCCGGTGCGAGACTCGTAAGGTTTCCGACCGCAAGCGGCATGGTGTACCAGTTGTCACCATCGTCGAGGATCGGGATGACGTTCTCGTGATGCAGGTTCCGGAGTATCTCAACCTCACGCCTGAATCGCCGAAGGTCTTCGCCTGACCACTTCGACACCTTCAACGCGACATGTTCGCCGGTGCGCTGGTCGATCACCTCAAAGACCTCGGCGCCGCCCCCTGAGCCGAGAGATTCGAGTCGCTTGTACTTCGCTTCCCAGCCGAAGCCGGACTCAGGCTCTCTTGCCGCCTCATGCTGCGAGGTCAGTGGAATGCTGGCGCTCTTTGACTGGCCGTCCATCAGCGGATCAATTGTCCGCACCTACGGAAAGTCAAGAAACAGGGCCAGGCTCCGTCTCAGTGGGTTTCAATCGTAGGCGCTCCGCAGACCTTTCGTCGTGCGACTCGTAGAGAGTCTGCCCAGATACGCCCAGCTTTGTGCTGCCTTCACCACCTCTGCCTTCTACGGACCACCTCCCGACATGTAGTTCAATGTGACCCCTTTGAGACGGAAACTTGTCACGACGGCGAACGGCGAGGTCTTTCGAAGACGTGTTTCGCGTCCTACGACTGGGCCGCGTTGTGAGCCGTGAACCATTCACGGAAATCGCACCCATTTACGTGGAGTCAGCGCAATTCGCCGCTGACGCAACCCAAGTCCAAGGACCCACGTAACGTGAACAATGCACTGACGAAGATCGCAACCGCGCAGGCCGCTGCGGGTGGTCGCTACCCGAAGTTCGGCCGCTACCTGCTCGAAGTGGAGGTCGTCCGCACGAAAGAGGGCTTCAAAGGGGACAGCGCGATCGCCGAGCTGAAGGTTCGCGAGTCCGAGCCCCTGACGAGCGGTGAGAACCCGAGCCGACCGGGGGAGACCGTCGACTACGTCGAGAACCTGAGCGATCAGAAGAAGGGAGGCGGGGGACGCTTCAAGTCGTTCCTGATGACGCTTGTCGGCGCGGAGGAATACGAGTTCGCCAACCCTGCGGCCCTGAAGAAGTTCTTCGACGAGCGCCAGGCGGGCACCCACCTCCTGATCCGCTGCGAGGTCTTCCCGAAGCACCTCCCGCCCAAGGACGGGCAGCCGGGCAAGGTGATCAGCGGCTACCGCTGGACGCACGTCGAGCTGAACGACGAGCAGTTGGCCCAGGTTGAGCAGGCACGCAAGGTGAGCAAGCTCCCGGCGCTTGCCGACGCACTCAAGTAGCCGGGAACATCCGACGCCGTGAACTGGCGGCGGGTGGCTCACGAAACGAGCCGTTTTCCCTCACAACGAAAGCACGGCGCGCCTTGAAGATTTGGTCGTTTGATACTGAGACCCATCGCAAGCGCCCCGGGCTTGTTTCTCCCCCGCTCGTATGCGGCAGCATTGCAGCGCGCGAACTCGGAAGCGAGCGGCTGCTAGACAAAGAGCAGGCCCGCCAGTTCTTCGCCAACGCAATCAGCAACCGTGACGTTCACCTTGTCGGCGCAAACCTCCCCTATGACCTCGGGGTCATGGCGGCTGACAACTCGTGGCTGATTGAATCCATCTTCGACGCGCTCGACGCGGGCCGCCTTCATGACGTGGCCACCCGCGAAGCGTTGATCGACATTGCCAAGGGGCTTCATGGCGTCGACCCAACGACCGGCCGGAAGCTCGACGATGACGAAGGCGCCCGGTATCCGCTCGCGTTGCTCGTGAAGCGCTACTTGGGCCTCGACATCAGCGAGGACAAAAAGAACCCGCTGGCGTGGCGTCTGCGCTACGGGGAACTCGACGGCGTCCCGGTGGAGCGCTGGCCAGTAGAGGCGGTCGAATACCCGAAGTGTGACGCGCGTTACACGATCGACGTCTTCTTCAAGCAGGAAGAGCAGGCGCGCGACGTCACCAACGGCGGCAACCTTCACGCCGAGCCCGACCAGATGCGTGCCGCCTTCGTGCTCCACCTTGCGAGCATTTGGGGCCTTCGCACCAACGGTGTTGCCGTCGCCGAGCTGCGCAAGCGCGTGGAAGCCGAGTGGCAACAGAACCGGATCAGGTTCCAAGCGGCGGGCATCTTCCGGGCCGACGGCAGCAAGGACACGAAGCGGCTCGCGGCGCTCGTGACGGCGGCCTATGGAGGCAATCCGCCCTACACCGCGCCGAGTGCGCGCTACCCAGACGGGCAAATCGCCACCGACCGCGACACGTTGCTCGGCTCGGGTGATCCGTTGCTGGAAGACCTGGGGAAGAGTGGCAAGGTCGACAAGTACAAGTCGACCTATCTCGACGTCGTCGAAGCTGGCGTCTCGCTTCCCATCAACCCCCGCTTCAACGTGCTTGTCAGCACGACCCGCGTCAGCTCGGACTACCAGCAGCTCCCCCAGAAGGGCGGCATTCGCGAGGTCCACGAAGCGCGGCCCGGGTACGTCTTCTGTTCCGTCGACTATGGCGGGCTCGAGCTTCGGACTATGGCGCAGCGGGCGATCTGGGAACTCGGCTACTCCAAAATGGCCGACGCGCTGAACAGTGGTCTCGACGTTCACACGCTCGCCGCGGCTGAGTTCCTTGGGGAGAGCTACGCGGGGCTTCTGGCAAAGGTGAAGGCGAAGGACCCGGTCGCGGTGGCCTTCCGGCAGCTCGCGAAGATCCTCAACTTTGGCAAGGGCGGGGGCATGACGGGCGGCTCTCTCGTCTACAACGCACGTGCCAAAGACCGGGTGTCGTTCTGCCTGCTGGCGAAGCGCGCTGACATGTGCGGCGTCGAGCGCGTGCCCGTCACGGTCCAGCGCAAGCCGAAGATGGTCTGCCGCACCTGTGTCGAGGTTGCTCGCGAGCTTGATGAAAAGTGGCTCGCGGCCTGGCCGGAACAACGTGACCTGCAGCGCAAGGCGAAGTCGCTCACCTACGGGGGCGGGGTCGCGGATGTGATGATCCCGGGCGCCAACATCCTGCGCGGCGCGTGTGGATACACACAGATCCTCAACACGCCATTTCAGGGGCTCGGGGCAGTCGGCTGCAAGCTCGGAATGTGGCGCGTCAGTCGTGAGATGTACACTGTGCGTAGCTCGCCGCTCTTTGGCTCGCGGCTCGTGCTGAACGTCCATGACGAGCTGATCAGCGAGCTACTCGCCGACGACCAGCAGCGGTTGCACGACGCAGCGGAGCGCAAAGCCCTGCTGATGCGTGATGCCATGAAGGAAACGACGCCGGACCTTGCCGCAGCCGTTGAAGCCGAGCCGGCGCTCTCACGCATCATGTCCAAGGATGTCGCGACCGTTCGGGACAGTTCAGGCCGCTTGCTCGTCTGGGAACCTCGTATATGTCCGCCGCCTGCCGTCG
Protein-coding sequences here:
- a CDS encoding sigma-70 family RNA polymerase sigma factor — translated: MMSQAPTHTGAEEAVSDVRESKTTRSEQQAALVARIMFARETGDTVAERALSAELLASVCPIIKSVVNCSKPFADSPLSKDLEQVASIAVLRTICKYDPTRGGQSFGEVAYFRARTACEQFARMHASDVHLSDWAHKGRTSHSAHGESDTIRVESTDALAPASDEPSGQSRGAVEFEAAFRAFTSREAEAESPEQALLAEERRVHVFNAVRRLAPVKRELVSRVYGINQSAQSVRSVAEAWGVPKSRVDRMLVLSLAELRELLTTQEG
- a CDS encoding virulence-associated E family protein, yielding MRVAFYESAQDNIPRVEELSWPELSARLTSHRRSQCPTTPCVRGCPAKNGAAWSPVDIVERRRTENVRAVTVAVFDLDHLTETQLSCLDAVEQRGLAFAVHSTHSNRPPEDYCLRLAIPLSRPVLPREWAAVRQAAIRMLGLPADPATKDLARIYFLPDTPVGLEPLALSGEGMPLDVDALLALSRSGLPAASPTLAPHLEPVDAGPADLYELRGLLRRVRKPEHVVLLRRVLAGEPLAPVGEQDTTLNALMSCAAFALPLDTPEAAVVELFRASFAATAWQEGTEHLCEQALLKLRRHRERRKVRDEARMAENRSIWEALGSKTPEPALLEEDETADDDWVRELVLDATKEGGKRLRNCEANVFTVLLRSPEWRGVLRFNEVTKRLEVEGGPLGPNTDPETLDVLVANWIQRSSYGQLGLQPKAQTVAQQILAVAKRNSYDPVADFLAALVWDGKLRLDELLVAYFGAQGDPLYLRAVGAKFAISAVARALRPGCKVDTVLILEGPQGLRKSTAFQILGGKYFSDAPIDVSNKDSAMLASQFWFIELAELSTFRKSEDQALKAFISRTEDTYRPPYGRTNVKTPRRCVFVGTTNDDDYLRDPTGHRRFWPVKCTRIDTDALTRDRDQLWAEAVVRFHQGETWWLTSEEAAGAEQQAALRAENYGDSRKEVILRWLLEMPPEKRPADVTILQVGVDALMLHPAQVDTRISREISAALKALRFTRGQRRKDDGTRPLVYYLPDELRTAPVEKRGDRRAGLQVIAGSTSL
- a CDS encoding DNA methyltransferase, coding for MQGKLITDRAALFLGDAAHVGQVLGPNSIDAIVTDPPAGIGFMGREWDEDKGGRDEWIAWLSDVMRNAMHVLKPGGHALIWALPRTSHWTTTAVENAGFEIRDIVMHLFGTGFPKSFDVSKAIDSSLGATSLRQVIRPGAKSGAAPDANTYGSGLNVGFQPRELTLPASEAARAWHGWGTALKPAAEHWILARKPLEGTVAANVQTWGTGGLNIDACRIGEDVVGWGGGGRGAGDSGTWNADACGLRGGDARPAVGRWPANVTLDEHSAELLDAQSGVLTSGANPARRGPTKARSTYKDTFAGQASCTPARGENTGGASRFFYVAKPSKAERNTGCEHLPTRITNTELPPGTKGANSPRAGANRSGAAQNHHPTVKSIALMRWLCRLITPPGGAVLDLFAGSGSTGVAALAEGFEFIGVERDPDYAAIACARIRHALGDTMNHLEEEHPFSQ
- a CDS encoding super-infection exclusion protein B, whose translation is MSFDPAKWWQLLRESLSAPKVWGFVLLVSLPALLLPQSAAELLGVAGLRAQFRPWLGVAVFVSVAALLLNAGSVILAWWQRRQRSARLRMELHDLSATEKQLLNGYLEKHTKTQYFQLTDGVAGGLEARQIINRAAKMFDMIDGMAFNIQPWALRELKEHPELLKLTPEELQALKAPAQSRQRIG
- a CDS encoding serine/threonine protein kinase, giving the protein MRTIDPLMDGQSKSASIPLTSQHEAAREPESGFGWEAKYKRLESLGSGGGAEVFEVIDQRTGEHVALKVSKWSGEDLRRFRREVEILRNLHHENVIPILDDGDNWYTMPLAVGNLTSLAPEMCDEALIEAISQAAKGLAAAYAKEVFHRDVTPNNILRVEQRWVVSDFGLAKRPKGLSGVPTTQGFVGTRGYAAPEVELYGADRADQHSDMFSLGRVVCFITTGKPPQMFHERILVPRIWESLVEKMTAIEISERFQSMNELQPALLEVERRLKEQRRDEWVKKGNASEDLNQQELITLALITQETDHDFRERELCDRLQKHKRGFFNIGLLRLRHRNFIEDHEDDRGERWGLRLTDVARDWLRVNGDRLSPYFVPTVETPPSDDDNIPF